The Muntiacus reevesi chromosome 7, mMunRee1.1, whole genome shotgun sequence genome includes a region encoding these proteins:
- the PDCD7 gene encoding programmed cell death protein 7, with the protein MALPPFFAPGRPGPPPPQPLPPAPFGCPPPPLPSPAFPPPLPQRPGSFPGASAPFLQPPLALQPRAPGEVSRGGGGGGGSFYPVPPPPLPPPPPQCRPFLGSDGGERPRPPPPGPGPPWSPRWPEAPPPSDALGDAALQRLRDRQWLEAVFGTPRRASGSVPPRAPAGPSLGEVRARLRGALRLVRRLRDLGQALREAEADGAAWAQLHAQAQPLRAELAERLELLTQAAYVGEARRRLERVRRRRLRLRERVREREAEREAEAARAAEREQEIDRWRVQCVQEVEEKKREQELKAAADGVLSEVRKKQADTKRMVDILRALEKLRKLRKEAAARKGVCPPASADETFEHHLQRLRKLIKKRSELYEAEERALQVMLEGEQEEERKKELEKKQRKEKEKFLLQKHEIESKLFGDPDEFPLAHLLQPFRQYYLQAEHSLPALIQIRHDWDQYLVPSDHPKGSAIPQGWVLPPLPSNDIWATAVKLH; encoded by the exons ATGGCTCTGCCACCCTTCTTTGCCCCGGGTCGCCCCGGCCCGCCGCCCCCGCAGCCGCTGCCTCCCGCTCCCTTCGGCTGTCCGCCGCCGCCACTACCCTCCCCGGCCTTCCCGCCGCCTCTTCCCCAGCGGCCTGGCTCCTTTCCGGGGGCCTCCGCCCCTTTCCTCCAGCCTCCGCTGGCTCTGCAGCCCCGGGCCCCCGGGGAAGTCTcccgcgggggcgggggcggcggcggctctTTCTACCCGGTGCCGCCACCTCCGCTGCCTCCGCCGCCGCCCCAGTGCCGGCCCTTCCTAGGGAGCGACGGCGGTGAGCGCCCGCGGCCGCCGCCTCCAGGCCCGGGGCCGCCCTGGAGCCCGCGCTGGCCTGAGGCACCGCCGCCGTCCGACGCGCTCGGGGACGCGGCCCTGCAGCGCCTGCGCGACCGGCAGTGGCTAGAGGCGGTGTTCGGAACCCCGCGGCGGGCCAGCGGCTCGGTGCCCCCGCGCGCGCCCGCCGGGCCCAGCCTGGGCGAGGTGCGCGCCCGGTTGCGGGGTGCCCTGCGCCTGGTGCGGCGGCTGCGCGACTTGGGCCAGGCCCTGCGCGAGGCCGAGGCCGACGGCGCGGCCTGGGCGCAGCTGCATGCGCAGGCACAGCCGCTGCGCGCCGAGCTGGCCGAGCGGCTAGAGCTGCTGACCCAGGCCGCTTACGTGGGCGAGGCGCGGCGCCGGCTGGAGAGGGTCCGGCGTCGCCGCCTGCGGCTTCGCGAGAGGGTCCGGGAACGCGAGGCAGAGCGGGAGGCGGAGGCCGCGCGGGCAGCAGAGCGCGAGCAGGAGATTGACCGCTGGAGGGTCCAGTGCGTGCAGGAGGTGGAGGAGAAGAAGCGG gaGCAGGAACTTAAAGCTGCTGCTGATGGTGTCTTATCTGAAGTGAGGAAGAAACAAGCCGACACCAAAAGAATGGTGGATATTCTTCGGGCCTTGGAGAAATTGAGGAAACTTAGGAAAGAGGCTGCGGCAAGGAAAG GGGTCTGTCCTCCAGCCTCAGCAGATGAGACTTTTGAGCATCACCTTCAGCGACTGAGAAAACTCATTAAAAAGCGCTCTGAACTCTATGAAGCTGAAGAGAGAGCCCTCCAAGTTATGTTAGAAGGAGaacaagaggaagagaggaaaaaagagctagaaaagaaacagaggaaagaaaaagagaaatttttacTTCAGAAGCATGAAATCGAGTCCAAGTTATTTGGGGATCCAG atgagtTCCCGCTCGCTCATCTCTTGCAGCCTTTCCGGCAGTATTACCTCCAAGCCGAGCACTCCCTGCCAGCACTCATCCAGATAAG GCATGATTGGGATCAGTACCTGGTGCCATCTGATCATCCCAAAGGCAGTGCCATTCCTCAAGGATGGGTCCTTCCCCCGCTCCCCAGCAACGACATCTGGGCAACCGCTGTCAAGCTACATTAG